One part of the Lycorma delicatula isolate Av1 chromosome 7, ASM4794821v1, whole genome shotgun sequence genome encodes these proteins:
- the LOC142328069 gene encoding uncharacterized protein LOC142328069, translating to MRSFWYIIHLVHAVLAGDLYGPTAYSPAIGIAYSAPPVVAPQPVSPLHYASPLRTSVGYGPLAAARFNQVAATAPLVAPAPAAVAYAPAAVAYAPAAPAYTPAAPLVTKYAAVPAVADIPITRYVAQPGFIQKYVDVAHSKIATSKIQIRRPAIQKQFYDIEERVVVRPVASAVVELDQPLSKSQTGPTVVHPALPGQIHAVPAAYPVVPGPVAAAPFPPVPTYGPPPPSTPQNPEFPEISSPSNGQESDDSDSITVENEDVRARSGTQASPQEDQAEPQPQSRFRPQPQPESRFQPQPQPETRFQPQPQPETRFQPQPQPETRFQPQPQPETQFQPQPQPETRFQPEPQPETRFQPEPQPQPEERNQQDEQLQSRSGSIPLPPSQTQARFLSRQQISPLNNFAPESRSYSEEVIPSSRASLSEEQSQSNQQRLIELLTGRGGVTEVRSGVSVKSSGEGQQIRGRVLSVTPAPQSSGSPDERVSTRRVVVNRPIQTLQEIDVVQPFTKLQRVSVQQPAFFKTQRVDIARVKTIAPVPVNSYTSYPYPYVH from the coding sequence ATGAGAAGCTTCTGGTACATAATTCATTTGGTTCATGCCGTACTGGCAGGTGATCTGTATGGCCCAACAGCTTACAGTCCAGCAATAGGTATCGCTTACTCTGCACCACCAGTAGTAGCTCCGCAGCCTGTGTCTCCACTTCATTATGCTTCTCCGTTAAGAACATCAGTGGGTTATGGACCTTTAGCTGCTGCAAGATTTAATCAAGTAGCAGCTACAGCACCTTTAGTCGCTCCTGCTCCTGCAGCAGTAGCATACGCTCCAGCAGCAGTAGCCTACGCTCCAGCAGCACCTGCCTACACTCCAGCAGCACCTTTAGTTACAAAATATGCAGCAGTACCGGCTGTAGCTGATATTCCAATTACACGATATGTAGCTCAACCTGGTTTTATTCAGAAGTATGTTGATGTTGCACACTCTAAAATAGCaacaagtaaaatacaaataCGCCGTCCAGcgattcaaaaacaattttatgatatAGAAGAAAGGGTAGTAGTACGTCCAGTTGCTTCAGCTGTAGTAGAACTCGACCAACCCTTATCAAAAAGTCAAACAGGACCAACTGTTGTACATCCAGCATTACCAGGACAGATTCATGCAGTCCCTGCTGCTTATCCAGTAGTCCCAGGTCCAGTTGCAGCTGCTCCTTTTCCCCCAGTTCCTACTTATGGCCCACCACCACCATCTACACCCCAAAATCCAGAATTCCCTGAAATAAGTTCACCCAGTAATGGTCAAGAATCAGACGATTCAGACAGTATTACAGTTGAAAATGAAGATGTACGTGCAAGAAGTGGAACACAAGCATCACCTCAAGAGGATCAGGCTGAGCCACAACCACAGTCTCGATTCCGACCGCAGCCACAACCTGAGTCTCGGTTCCAACCACAACCACAACCTGAAACTCGATTCCAACCACAGCCACAACCTGAAACTCGATTCCAACCACAGCCACAACCTGAAACTCGATTCCAACCACAGCCACAACCTGAAACTCAATTCCAACCACAGCCACAACCTGAAACTCGATTCCAACCGGAGCCACAACCTGAAACTCGATTCCAACCGGAGCCACAACCTCAACCAGAAGAAAGAAATCAACAAGATGAACAACTACAATCAAGATCAGGCTCAATTCCATTACCCCCATCTCAAACACAAGCAAGATTCTTAAGTAGACAACAGATTTCTCCATTAAACAACTTTGCACCTGAGTCTCGTTCTTATTCAGAAGAAGTAATTCCATCTTCCAGAGCGAGTTTATCGGAGGAACAAAGTCAATCTAATCAACAACGTTTGATTGAACTATTGACAGGAAGAGGTGGTGTCACTGAAGTACGATCAGGAGTATCAGTAAAATCTTCTGGAGAAGGTCAGCAAATAAGAGGTAGAGTTTTATCGGTAACACCAGCTCCGCAATCTTCAGGATCACCAGATGAAAGAGTATCAACTAGACGTGTTGTTGTAAATCGTCCGATTCAAACATTACAAGAAATTGATGTCGTACAACCATTTACAAAACTTCAACGAGTATCTGTACAACAACCAGCCTTTTTTAAGACACAAAGAGTAGATATCGCTCGTGTAAAGACCATCGCTCCTGTTCCAGTCAATTCATATACTTCTTATCCCTATCCATATGTACATTAA
- the LOC142327585 gene encoding mitochondrial import inner membrane translocase subunit Tim29 yields MYLYSLLLRGKHSHQFTSVRSLKYVRQTYTERFNDIKTKFNSITLPEKFKGTIVEKWTLYWKDLYTDYYEVFRETVTNAKNNPKKSFIYLMFCGFLVYCNKTNPTETSYRDAFLSASNELLLVSKPLRNPESDNHLIFIESCYNAGLIRSISFGIFSFMWIDDYDNAVALYKANCSYLQPQYITMYERIIDVGFLGRWWFIKNKMKDYDINPNDWPSEE; encoded by the coding sequence ATGTATTTATATTCGTTATTACTTCGTGGTAAGCATTCCCATCAATTTACCTCGGTTCGAAGTTTAAAATATGTGCGTCAAACGTACACTGAacgttttaatgatattaaaacaaaattcaatagtATAACATTACCTGAAAAATTTAAAGGGACTATCGTTGAAAAATGGACATTATATTGGAAGGATCTCTACACAGACTATTATGAGGTGTTTCGTGAAACTGTTACAAATGCAAAAAATAACcccaaaaaatcatttatttacttaatgttttgTGGATTTTTAGTGTATTGTAATAAGACTAATCCTACTGAAACGAGTTATAGAGATGCATTTTTATCTGCCTCAAATGAATTATTGTTGGTTTCAAAGCCATTAAGAAATCCAGAAAGtgataatcatttaatatttatcgaGTCATGTTATAATGCGGGACTTATAAGAAGCATTagttttggtattttttcttttatgtggaTCGATGATTATGATAATGCCGTAGCGTTATACAAGGCTAATTGTTCTTATCTACAGCCACAGTATATAACCATGTATGAAAGAATTATTGATGTTGGGTTTCTTGGTAGATGGtggttcattaaaaacaaaatgaaagattATGATATCAATCCAAATGATTGGCCTAGTgaggaataa